From a region of the Salarias fasciatus chromosome 6, fSalaFa1.1, whole genome shotgun sequence genome:
- the LOC115389571 gene encoding DNA polymerase theta-like yields the protein MSSSGPPKKKSYMGQHQIKKKTSLQSPDEPPDGDRVLQKPCNLSDKANPSHNNSRDNRGDGGAVFLLGESTIALDDEMLQVLSVVDQGKAVSHDTNSRTETSPKACNSGNSPKRKSEGKSRPSKHGAAPPLDVSRDYILFSPTRVAAAMKKSKLQQSLQNQSTSVLTVPSGLELSTLADTLPQEGTALCAPVDQAEKLRLSSWGLPKPVLECYQKHGVTQMFEWQAQCLAVGQVLNGGNLVYSAPTSAGKTLVSELLMLKRVLETKRKALFILPFVSVAKEKMHYLQSIFEEAGVRVEGYMGSTSAAGGFAALDVAVCTIEKANSLINRLIEEDSMSLLGMVVVDELHMIGDSGRGYLLELLLTKIRYITQKQNTSGSLSEGVQVVGMSATLPNLSLLASWLGAELYQTDYRPVPLHEHLKVGRNIYDKSLSVVRQFTPALSVKGDDDHIVSLCYETVSEGRSVLLFCPSKNWCEKLADTIAREFYRLRNTDRDGEAEPQPVCLQQEELLDVVAQLRRTPAGLDPILQRTVPWGVAFHHAGLTFDERDVLEGAFRQGAIRVLAATSTLSSGVNLPARRVIIRTPTFNGHLLDPLTYKQMAGRAGRKGVDTTGESVLVCKEVERQKGISLLNGTLQPISSCLVKREGEGVTTSMLRAILEIIVGGVASSPQDVRLYASCSLLAASMKHESKNKSNEESNKGAIEACVEWLMENEFISIQKDGADERYCPTQLGAATLSSSLSPPEALGIFADLQRAMKGFVLENDLHILYLITPLYAEWTTIDWYQFFCLWEQLSSSMKRVAELVGVQEGFLARSVNGKLVAKTEKQHRQMAIHKRFFTTLVLQDLVKEVPLGTVASKYNCNRGQLQSLQQSASTYAGMVTVFCKRLGWHNMELLLSQYQTRLSFGVQRELVDLVRVSLLNATRARALYAQGLCTVAELARAAVTDVEKALRNAVPFKSSKRAVDESEMEAAERRRLRCVWVTGGRPLTEQEAAVQIVSEARLLLQEDLAQLGIQWDPATLPPPVSAVNRPDDHSDASSSSHSFNRSSSFLFDSLYDSPLLESLSPRQIPDHLDEEVSVRQDVRDEHPLPSTPERRRSKLLANQEAEKQEAIQWGESSFNLSEWGDSLLVGEHFLEWKSSSRHKERSESDQDSGSREPQQPNTDPVLCNEEQSHPRTESCEAQPRLTTAAKTQDESGGIDGHKKTTTKNNCAQKDTTSCERNGIPYENGDSGNRADKRSDDKEAEKKVVFSSDNGAQPGSAPYCSPGLQDIFDHWPSMSDPSWQSKTEDPAAAANTAGAATTPNSPTSVGRTKFDLLQPTAADNPEKREPSSKNIAERPGSAADLIPPTQETPSVTPRVKLTTSSIHSPRTAAPSSRSVQEKSAVTKCLKYNSENIHIPSGIASDKKHQNSPPDHHNNPKTVSVSEQISCLKPEQRSVQNPSPPTDSASPPSPRPEPASESPLLNESFGLQLSQDASLCLSSAGTFSIIDVASDGRLFDTFIKEWKTKERYSLALACEKMEHRQLPEREIGVKHRKDLQKLNTANGFPVRGREDVVLIGLSVCWGARDAYYVSLQEEQSRGLSASLAPPPLDVSLPVSERLQQAKACLSRQSGDGAMRVLVAHDIIQVYKTLVLSCGISLDGNCEDPKVASWLLDPGSEERTLPNMVTVYCPEELPLLDGLGNAHSHCPRVRAATESVLVFAVMNHLTGLLETDGTLNLFRHIEMPSQVCLALLELNGVGFSVQECERQKHVMQAKLSTLESEAYSLAGHSFSLTSVDDIAQVLFLELHLPPNGDVGASKSKKTLGYTRRGGGRVRLGKQFSTTKDVLEKLRPLHPLPAVILEWRRITNALTKVVFPLQREKQYHAALEMDRIYPVAQTHTATGRVSFTEPNIQNVPKDFEISMPTVVGESPPSQDSCSVARKPGKKRRSTAPSVTARPAERGPAFSVSMRHAFIPFSGGMILAADYSQLELRVLAHLSKDQRLLQVLNGGTDVFRCIAAEWKSVDPESVQDSLRQQAKQICYGIIYGMGAKSLGEQMGVEENDAACYIESFKARYKGINAFLKQTVKNCAKDGYVQTLMGRRRYLAGITSTNVHVKAHAERQAVNTTVQGSAADIVKLATINIQKRLRKTYPAAPLSHEHMSAGRSKSRTGTSRHRGAYFVLQLHDELIYETTEEDLIPVAQIVKREMESAVKLYVKLKAKVKVGPSWGDLQDLDI from the exons ATGAGCTCCTCCGGACCTCCGAAAAAGAAAAGCTACATGGGACAGCACCAGATCAAAAAGAAAACCAG TTTACAAAGTCCCGATGAGCCTCCAGACGGAGACAGAGTGTTACAGAAACCGTGTAATCTGTCAGACAAAGCAAACCCATCTCACAACAACAGCCGAGACAACCGAGGG GATGGAGGAGCCGTGTTTCTGCTCGGGGAGTCCACCATAGCTCTTGACGATGAGATGCTGCAGGTACTCAGTGTTGTCGACCAAGGAAAGGCTGTCAGTCATGACACAAACTCA AGAACAGAAACCAGCCCGAAAGCTTGCAACTCCGGAAA ttcaccaaaaagaaaaagcgaAGGCAAAAGTCGACCGAGTAAGCATGGCGCAGCTCCACCTCTGGATGTGTCGAGGGACTACATCCTCTTCAGCCCCACGCGTGTCGCCGCTGCCATGAAGAAGTCCAAACTCCAGCAGTCATTACAGAATCAGTCCACCTCTGTGCTCACAGTTCCCAGTGGCTTGGAGCTCAGCACTCTCGCCGACACACTACCTCAGGAAG GCACTGCCTTGTGTGCTCCTGTGGACCAAGCTGAAAAACTGCGGTTGTCCAGCTGGGGCTTACCGAAACCTGTCCTGGAATGCTACCAGAAGCACGGAGTGACTCAGATGTTTGAGTGGCAGGCTCAGTGTCTCGCCGTTGGACAGGTTCTGAATGGGGGCAACCTGGTGTACTCAG CTCCCACCAGCGCCGGGAAAACTCTGGTGTCAGAGCTGCTGATGCTGAAACGTGTGTTGGAGACCAAAAGAAAAGCTCTCTTCATTCTGCCTTTTGTTTCTGTGGCTAAAGAGAAGATGCATTACCTCCAG AGCATATTTGAAGAAGCAGGTGTCCGTGTGGAAGGATACATGGGCAGCACGTCAGCAGCTGGAGGATTCGCTGCTCTGGACGTGGCTGTTTGCACCATAGAAAAAGCCAATTCCCTCATTAACAGACTCATTGAAGAGGACAGTATGAGTCTTTTAG GTATGGTGGTGGTGGACGAGTTGCACATGATTGGAGACTCTGGAAGAGGatacctgctggagctgctcttaacCAAAATCCGCTACATTACACAGAAGCAGAACACCTCAGG gtcGCTCTCTGAGGGTGTGCAGGTTGTAGGTATGAGTGCCACTTTGCCAAACCTCTCCCTCTTGGCCAGCTGGTTGGGCGCCGAGCTTTACCAGACCGACTACAGGCCTGTACCGCTGCACGAGCATCTCAAGGTGGGCCGCAACATCTATGACAAGAGCCTCTCCGTTGTGCGGCAGTTCACTCCTGCACTCAGCGTTAAG GGCGACGACGACCACATCGTGAGTTTGTGCTATGAGACGGTGAGCGAGGGCCGCTCGGTGCTTTTGTTCTGCCCCTCAAAGAACTGGTGCGAGAAACTGGCGGACACCATCGCGAGGGAGTTTTACCGTCTCAGAAACACTG ATCGTGACGGTGAAGCTGAACCTCAGCCAGTATGTCTGCAACAGGAGGAACTCCTGGATGTCGTAGCTCAGTTGAGAAGAACTCCAGCTGGTTTGGACCCCATCCTGCAGCGCACTGTGCCGTGGGGCGTGGCCTTCCACCATGCCG GTCTGACATTTGATGAGCGCGACGTGTTGGAGGGAGCTTTCCGTCAGGGAGCGATCAGAGTCCTGGCCGCCACCTCCACTCTCTCTTCCGGGGTAAACCTTCCAGCGCGCAGGGTTATCATTCGAACACCAACATTCAACGGACACTTGTTGGATCCTCTCACATACAAGCAGATGGCCGGACGAGCTGGAAGAAAAGGAGTAGACACTACAG GTGAAAGTGTGCTGGTGTGCAAAGAGGTAGAGCGTCAGAAAGGTATTAGTCTCCTTAATGGCacgcttcagccaatcagcagctgcCTGGTGAAGCGGGAAGGCGAAGGTGTTACCACCAGCATGCTACGGGCCATTCTGGAG ATAATTGTTGGAGGCGTAGCCAGCTCTCCTCAGGATGTGAGATTGTACGCTTCATGTTCACTTCTGGCCGCCAGCATGAAACACGAGAGCAAGAACAAGTCTAATGAAGAATCCAACAAAGGAGCAATAGAGGCCTGTGTTGAATGGCTGATGGAGAATGAATTCATTAGCATACAGAAGGATGGAGCAG ATGAGCGATACTGTCCAACGCAGCTCGGAGCTGCCACCCTTTcatcctccctctcccctccgGAGGCTCTGGGAATATTTGCTGATCTTCAGCGGGCAATGAAGGGCTTTGTTCTAGAGAATGACTTGCACATCCTCTACCTG ATCACTCCGTTGTACGCAGAGTGGACTACCATCGACTGGTAtcagtttttctgtctgtgggAACAGCTGTCTTCATCCATGAAGAGAGTAGCAGAGCTGGTCGGCGTCCAGGAAGGCTTTCTTGCTCGATCTGTCAACGGCAAACTTGTTGCCAAGACAGAAAAGCAGCACCGACAGATGGCAATTCACAAACG atttttcaccACTCTTGTGCTGCAGGATCTAGTTAAGGAAGTTCCTTTAGGAACTGTTGCATCAAAATACAACTGCAACCGTGGGCAGTTAcagtctctgcagcagtctgccTCCACATACGCAg GTATGGTGACGGTTTTCTGCAAACGCCTCGGCTGGCACAACATGGAGCTGCTGTTGTCTCAGTATCAGACTCGGCTGAGCTTCGGAGTCCAGAGAGAGCTGGTCGACCTGGTGAGGGTTTCCCTTCTGAACGCGACAAGAGCTCGAGCGCTCTACGCACAAGGCCTGTGTACCGTGGCCGAACTCGCCAGGGCTGCTGTCACCGATGTGGAGAAAGCCTTGAGGAATGCAGTCCCATTTAAAAG CTCGAAGCGTGCGGTGGATGAGAGTGAGATGGAGGCGGCGGAGAGACGGCGCCTCCGTTGCGTCTGGGTCACCGGTGGACGGCCTCTGACCGAGCAGGAAGCGGCCGTCCAGATCGTGTCTGAAGCGAGGCTCCTCCTTCAAGAGGACTTGGCCCAGCTGGGGATTCAGTGGGATCCAGCgacgcttcctcctcctgtctctgcagtAAACCGCCCTGATGACCACTCGGACGCCTCGTCCTCCTCAC ACAGTTTCAACAGGAGTAGCAGTTTCTTGTTCGACAGTCTATACGACAGCCCTTTGCTGGAAAGTCTGAGCCCACGACAGATCCCCGACCATTTGGACGAAGAGGTTTCTGTCAGGCAGGATGTCAGAGATGAACACCCTCTCCCATCAACCCCGGAGAGACGACGCAGCAAACTCCTCGCCAACCAGGAAGCGGAGAAGCAAGAAGCAATCCAGTGGGGGGAGTCGTCTTTTAACCTGTCGGAGTGGGGCGACTCGCTGCTGGTCGGGGAACACTTCCTGGAGTGGAAAAGTTCTTccagacacaaagaaagaagcGAAAGCGACCAAGACTCCGGTTCACGAGAACCGCAACAACCAAACACAGATCCTGTTTTGTGTAATGAAGAACAGTCACATCCACGAACTGAATCCTGTGAAGCACAACCTCGGCTCACTACCGCTGCCAAAACTCAGGATGAGTCCGGTGGGATAGATGGCCATAAGAAAACAACTACAAAGAATAACTGTGCACAAAAAGACACAACCTCTTGTGAGAGGAATGGAATTCCATATGAAAATGGTGATTCTGGGAACCGGGCAGATAAACGAAGTGATGATAAAGAGGCAGAAAAGAAAGTTGTTTTCTCGTCAGATAATGGAGCTCAGCCTGGTAGTGCTCCTTATTGCAGCCCTGGTCTGCAGGATATTTTTGATCATTGGCCCAGTATGTCCGACCCGTCCTGGCAAAGTAAAACGGAAGACCCCGCAGCTGCTGCAAACACAGCGGGTGCTGCAACAACGCCAAACTCCCCGACATCAGTAGGCAGAACAAAGTTTGACCTGCTGCAACCTACCGCTGCAGACAACCCAGAAAAGAGGGAACCCTCAAGCAAAAACATAGCAGAGAGACCGGGCTCTGCCGCTGATCTCATTCCTCCAACTCAAGAAACTCCGTCTGTGACGCCAAGAGTCAAACTGACGACCTCGTCTATCCACTCACCTCGCACTGCTGCGCCATCCTCAAGATCTGTTCAAGAAAAGTCAGCAGTCACAAAATGCCTGAAATACAACTCAGAAAACATTCATATTCCATCAGGAATTGCTTCtgacaaaaaacatcaaaattctCCACCTGATCAccacaacaaccccaaaacagtgTCTGTATCTGAACAGATTTCCTGTTTGAAACCGGAGCAGCGCTCAGTCCAGAACCCCAGTCCTCCCACAGACTCTGCTTCTCCACCCTCCCCCCGGCCAGAACCTGCCTCGGAGTCGCCTTTGTTGAACGAAAGCTTCGGTCTGCAGCTGTCCCAGGATGCATCACTTTGTCTGAGCAGCGCTGGGACCTTCTCTATCATAGACGTCGCAAGTGACGGGCGTTTATTCGACACTTTTATTAAAgagtggaaaacaaaggagCGCTACTCTCTGGCTTTAGCCTGTGAGAAGATGGAACACAGACAGCTGCCTGAGAGGGAAATAGGAGTGAAACACAGGAAAG ATCTGCAGAAGCTTAACACCGCCAATGGTTTTCCAGTGAGAGGCAGGGAAGACGTTGTGTTAATTGGACTGTCTGTCTGCTGGGGAGCAAGAGATGCTTACTACGTatctctgcaggaggagcaaaGCAGGG GTCTCAGCGCCAGCCTGGCGCCTCCTCCGCTTGATGTCAGTCTGCCGGTGAGcgagaggctgcagcaggcgAAGGCCTGTCTGAGCAGGCAGTCGGGGGATGGCGCCATGCGCGTTTTAGTAGCACATGATATCATCCAGGTGTACAAGACACTGGTGCTGAGCTGTGGCATCAGCTTGGATGGGAATTGTGAAGACCCAAAG GTTGCCAGCTGGCTGCTGGATCCTGGAAGTGAGGAAAGGACTCTGCCCAACATGGTGACTGTCTATTGTCCTGAAGAATTACCTCTGTTGGACGGACTGGGAAATGCACATTCACACTGTCCTCGTGTTCGAGCAGCAACCGAGAGCGTTCTCGTTTTCGCCGTCATGAACCATCTCACCGGCCTGCTGGAGACAGACGGGACGCTCA ATTTATTCAGACACATAGAGATGCCTTCTCAAGTGTGTTTGGCCCTGTTGGAACTGAACGGCGTCGGCTTCAGCGTTCAGgagtgtgagagacagaaacatgTGATGCAGGCCAAACTCTCCACGCTGGAGTCTGAAGCCTACAGCCTGGCCGGACACAGCTTTTCTCTCACCAGCGTAGATGACATCGCTCAG GTGTTGTTCCTGGAGCTTCACCTGCCTCCAAATGGCGACGTCGGGGCATCTAAAAGTAAGAAGACTCTGGGCTACACCAGGAGAGGCGGAGGCAGAGTACGACTTGGAAAACAGTTCAGCACCACAAAG GATGTTCTGGAGAAGCTCCGCCCGCTACACCCGCTGCCGGCCGTGATTCTGGAGTGGAGACGGATCACGAACGCCCTCACTAAAGTGGTGTTCCCCCTGCAGAGGGAGAAGCAATATCACGCAGCGCTGGAGATGGACAGAATATACCCCGTcgcccagacacacacagccacag gtagAGTGAGCTTCACTGAGCCCAACATCCAGAATGTCCCCAAAGACTTTGAGATTTCCATGCCTACAGTGGTGGGTGAGAGTCCGCCTTCACAGGATTCCTGCTCTGTGGCCAGAAAGCCAGG AAAGAAGAGACGCTCTACGGCGCCCTCAGTCACAGCTAGACCTGCAGAGCGAGGCCCCGCCTTCTCTGTCAGCATGAGACACGCCTTCATTCCTTTTTCAG GTGGAATGATTCTGGCAGCAGATTACTCCCAGCTGGAGTTGAGAGTGTTGGCTCACCTCTCTAAAGACCAGCGCCTCCTCCAG GTGCTGAACGGAGGAACAGACGTGTTTCGCTGCATCGCTGCGGAGTGGAAGAGTGTTGACCCCGAGTCAGTGCAGGACAGCCTGAGGCAGCAGGCCAAGCAG ATTTGCTACGGCATCATTTACGGGATGGGAGCCAAGTCTTTGGGGGAGCAAATGGGAGTGGAGGAGAACGACGCTGCCTGCTACATTGAAAGTTTTAAGGCCAGATACAAAG GGATCAacgcttttctgaaacaaacggTGAAAAACTGTGCAAAGGACGGCTATGTCCAGACGCTGATGGGCCGACGGAGATATTTAGCTGGAATAACCAGCACCAACGTGCACGTCAAAGCTCAC GCGGAGCGACAGGCAGTGAACACGACTGTTCAGGGATCGGCCGCGGACATCGTCAAACTCGCCACAATTAACATCCAGAAACGACTGAGAAAAACCTATCCTGCCGCTCCACTGTCCCACGAGCACATGAGCGCAG gCCGCAGTAAGAGCAGAACTGGAACGTCTCGGCACAGAGGAGCCTattttgtgctgcagctgcacgaTGAACTGATTTatgaaaccacagaagaagacctgaTCCCG gTTGCGCAGATCGTGAAGAGAGAGATGGAGTCAGCAGTGAAACTGTACGTGAAGCTAAAAGCCAAAGTCAAGGTGGGACCCAGCTGGGGCGACCTGCAGGACCTGGATATATGA